In Dromiciops gliroides isolate mDroGli1 chromosome 4, mDroGli1.pri, whole genome shotgun sequence, one DNA window encodes the following:
- the LOC122754295 gene encoding histone H4, producing the protein MSGRGKGGKGLGKGGAKRHRKVLRDNIQGITKPAIRRLARRGGVKRISGLIYEETRGVLKVFLENVIRDAVTYTEHAKRKTVTAMDVVYALKRQGRTLYGFGG; encoded by the coding sequence ATGTCTGGACGTGGAAAGGGTGGTAAGGGGCTCGGCAAAGGTGGTGCCAAGCGGCACAGGAAGGTGCTTCGGGACAACATCCAGGGCATCACCAAGCCTGCCATCCGCCGCCTGGCTCGCCGTGGCGGCGTCAAGCGTATCTCGGGGCTCATCTACGAGGAGACTCGCGGCGTGCTGAAGGTGTTCCTGGAGAACGTGATCCGGGACGCCGTCACCTACACCGAGCACGCCAAGAGGAAGACCGTCACCGCCATGGACGTGGTCTACGCCCTCAAGCGCCAGGGCCGGACCCTCTACGGCTTCGGCGGCTAG